The sequence below is a genomic window from bacterium.
AGAGATGGATCAAGGAGGTCGCGATGAAGAAGGGTTGGATCATCCTCATCGGTTTGCTGGTGGTGATCGTCCTGTTGGTGATGAGCGCCGTCGGCAAGTACAACACCCTGGTGACCCTGGACGAGGGCGTGACCGGCCAGTGGGGCAACGTGGAGAACGTCTACCAGCGCCGGGCCGACCTCATCCCCAACCTGGTCGAGACGGTCAAGGGCTACGCCGCCCACGAGCAGGAGACCCTCACCGGCGTGATCGAGGCGCGGGCCAAGGCCACCCAGGTCAGCGCCGAGTTGACGCCGGAGGCGATGAACGATCCCCAGGCCCTGGCCAGGTTCCAGGCCGCCCAGGGCGAACTGAGCAGCGCCCTCGCCCGCCTGATGGTGGTGGTGGAGCGCTATCCCGACCTCAAGGCGAACCAGAACTTCCTGGACCTGCAGACCCAGCTGGAAGGCACGGAGAACCGCATCGCCGTGGAGCGGCGCCGCTTCAACGACCTGGCGCGCGATTTCAACGCCGCCATCCGGCGCTTCCCGGCCAACTTCGTGGCGGGCATCGCTGGCCTGGGCAAGCACGCCTACTTCGAGGCCGAGCAGGGCGCCGAGAAAGCGCCCAAGGTCGACTTCGGCAAATGATGGCCACGCCGGCGGGGAGCCCATGCCCATGAGCGCGCAACGCATGTCCTGGATCGCCGGCCTGGCGCTGCTCGTCGCCTTGGCGGCGGCCGCGCCCCTGCCCGCCCCTCCCGCCCGCCATTTCGAGGACCGCGCCGGGCTGGTCGCTCCGGCCGAAGCCGCCCAACTCGCGGAACAGCTCTACGCTTTCGAGCAGCGCACGGGCATCCAGTTCGTGGTGGCCGTGCTGCCCGACGTGGAGGATGAGATCACGGACTTCGCCAGCCGTCTTTACGAGCACTGGCGCATCGGCCAGCGCGACACCCAGCGGGGCGTCCTCTTCCTGGTGCTGCCCGGACAGGGCATGGCGCGCCTCGAGACCGGCTACGGCCTCGAGGAGAACCTGCCCGACATCGAGGCGGGACGCATCCTGCGCGACATGCTGCAGGTGCCGCGGGAGCCGGCGGTGGCGCGCTTCCAATACGTCATGATCCGCGTCGCCCAGCGCATCGCGCCGGAGGATCCCCTCGCCCGCGGCGAACTGCCGGCGCGGCGCGGGGAGAATTCCATGCGGGGGCGGGGCGGCGGCCTGCTGGGCCTGCTGGTCCTGGTGGCCATCATGGCCCTGATCGCCGGCCGCGGACGCGGCGGCCGGGGCGGCGGCATGACGCCGCTCCTTATCGGCGCCATCCTCTCCCAGGCGACCCGGGGCGGTGGCGGCTTCGGCGGCCGGGGCGGCTTCGGCGGCGGCGGCTTTTCCGGGGGAGGCGGCTTCTCCGGCGGCGGCGGCGCCAGCGGGAGGTGGTGAGCATGGCGCGATCCGACAAGCCGGCCGAGTTCCTGACGGCGGCCGAGCAGGAGCAGGTGCGCGCCGCCGTGGCGGAGGCCGAGCGCGGCACCAGCGGGGAGATCCGCGTCTACCTGGAGCGCCGCATCCCCTGGTTCGGGCGCGACCCCTACCGCCGCGCCCGGCGCGTCTTCGTCATGCTGGGCATGCACGAGACGGAGGTTCACAACGGCGTGCTGGTCTACCTGGCCACTGCCTCCCACCGCTTCGCCATCGTGGGTGACGAGCGCCTCCACCAGATCGTGGGGGACCTGGGCTGGCACCGCATCGCCGACGCCATGACCGCCCATTTCGCCGCCGACCGCTTCGGCGACGGGCTGGCCGAGGCCGTGCGCGCGGCGGGCGGGCAACTGGCCGAGTACTTCCCCCGGCATCCCGACGACGTCAACGAGCTGCCCGACGAGATCCACTTCGGGCGCTGAGCGCCGGCCCGGGAGACGAGGATGACCCCTGCCCACGCCGAGTTCCTCGCCCGCTGGGCGGCCGCCACGGGCGGCGAGCGCGCCAACTACCAGCTCTTCCTCACCGAGTTGTGCGCCCTGCTGGATCTGCCCACCCCCGATCCGGCCAGCCGCGAGACGGAGGAGAACACCTACGCCTTCGAGCGTCGCGTGGACCTGGCCGGCCCCGATGGCCGCGTCGCCCCCGGCTTCATCGACCTTTACCGGCGTGGCTGCTTCGTCTGCGAGGCCAAACAGACCGGCCTGGAGCTGGAGACGGGCGGCTGGGACAAGGCCATGCTGCGCGCCCAGGCCCAGGCCGAGCGCTACGCCCGCGCCCTGCCCGCCGCCGAGGGCCGCCCGCCCTTCCTCATCGTCACCGACGTGGGCCGCCACCTGGAACTCTACGCCGATTTCACCCGCAGCGGCGCCGTCTACACGCCCTTCCCCGATTCCCGCCGCCACCGCATCCGCCTGGCGGATCTGGAGCGCCCGGAGATCCGCGAACTGCTGCGCGCCGTCTGGCTGGACCCCCTCGCCCTGGACCCGGCCCGCGCCAGCGCCAAGGTCACGCGGGAGATCGCCGCCCGCCTGGCGGACCTGGCGCGCAGCCTGGAGGGCGCCGGCCACCCGCCCGCCGCCACCGCCCAGTTCCTCATGCGCTGCCTCTTCAGCATGTTCGCCGAGGACGTGGGCCTCATCCCCGTCGACACCTTCAGCGGCCTGCTGCGGGACTTCCGCCGGGAGCCGGACAAGCTGCGCACCCTGTTGGAGCAGCTCTGGCAGACCATGGACCAGGGCGGCCTGTGGGGGCGCACGGCCGAGTTCCTGCTGCGCTTCAACGGCGGCCTCTTCCGCGACGTGCAGGCGCCGCTCCTGGCCAGGGAGCAGGTGGACCTGCTGTTGGAGGCGGCCCGCGCCGACTGGCGCCAGGTGGAACCCTCCATTTTCGGCACCCTGCTCGAGCGCGCCCTGG
It includes:
- a CDS encoding LemA family protein translates to MKKGWIILIGLLVVIVLLVMSAVGKYNTLVTLDEGVTGQWGNVENVYQRRADLIPNLVETVKGYAAHEQETLTGVIEARAKATQVSAELTPEAMNDPQALARFQAAQGELSSALARLMVVVERYPDLKANQNFLDLQTQLEGTENRIAVERRRFNDLARDFNAAIRRFPANFVAGIAGLGKHAYFEAEQGAEKAPKVDFGK
- a CDS encoding TPM domain-containing protein, whose protein sequence is MARSDKPAEFLTAAEQEQVRAAVAEAERGTSGEIRVYLERRIPWFGRDPYRRARRVFVMLGMHETEVHNGVLVYLATASHRFAIVGDERLHQIVGDLGWHRIADAMTAHFAADRFGDGLAEAVRAAGGQLAEYFPRHPDDVNELPDEIHFGR
- a CDS encoding TPM domain-containing protein yields the protein MSAQRMSWIAGLALLVALAAAAPLPAPPARHFEDRAGLVAPAEAAQLAEQLYAFEQRTGIQFVVAVLPDVEDEITDFASRLYEHWRIGQRDTQRGVLFLVLPGQGMARLETGYGLEENLPDIEAGRILRDMLQVPREPAVARFQYVMIRVAQRIAPEDPLARGELPARRGENSMRGRGGGLLGLLVLVAIMALIAGRGRGGRGGGMTPLLIGAILSQATRGGGGFGGRGGFGGGGFSGGGGFSGGGGASGRW